The Elgaria multicarinata webbii isolate HBS135686 ecotype San Diego chromosome 13, rElgMul1.1.pri, whole genome shotgun sequence region GATATCTACAATTCTAGCCCACCACTCCCTGCAGTCAACCCCCACGTAATTCCTGAGAATCCTGAAAATGGAATTAATTAAACAAAACCAGCAAACAAATGTTCATTTGCGCAGGGAGTAGGAAGGGAATGGGGTTGCCAACATTTAAACTggcccctgctcctgtgcctttagcagcTTGATCTGCAGGGACAAGGagggagatagaatcatagaattgtggagttggaagggaccacaagggtcatctagcccaaccctctcTGTGACAAGCAGGAAAACCAATAACACCATCCCTGAGGGGTGGGTAGAAGGATTGTATGCATCTTGTGAAAAGGTTCCCCTGTCAATTCCCACAGATCCAGCTGTTAGTTTATGACTTGCAGATGCCTCCCCAGAATagaaagttctctgggcagctcaggAACAGGACAGGGTGATCACATGCTTGTCAATTGTCAAGCTTAAGGGTGCAGGAAGGAAGCGTGGATATCACATGAATTGAAAGAGGAATCACCCCCCAAACTTTGTTCCTATCAACTCCACCTGGTTCTTCTCTTGCAGTCTTGTCCTTGGCCTCCTGCCTCCACCCGGCTGAAGCCGTCCACATCGTCCCCGTCCCCCCGAACCCCCCTGTGGGGCAAACGGTCACCCTTTCCGTGCGGGATATAGAGCATCCCACTATCTGCTTTTGGTTCCGGGGTAATAAATTTAACAAAAGTCAAATGATCATCCAAGTTGAGTATGGAAGAGTGGTCCAAAGAGGAGGGGGCGCCACAGGCCGCGAAAGTTTGGGGAACGACTGCGCCTTAGTCATCCAACGCCTGCAGCCCTCGGACAACGGAGAGTACTACTTAGTCACCCTGCAAGGGAATCGCTCAGGTCAACGTTGGACAGACGCCTTGGCACGGCTCCAGGTTTCTAGTAAGTACATGAGGACGAGGGATGGTAGGAGGGAGATTCTCCTGGGAAGCAGGGCTGAGGTTGGAGTTGCCACGGAATGTCCATAAATATTCACAATTCACCGACTCAGATTGCAAATGTGAGAGTTCACCCAACGGTTCAAAATCTGAGTGTGTTGCACCTGTTAACTACTCTTGATTTCTTTGATCATGGCAGGCTTGCATGTGAAATTCCATAACTGAGACCGTAGGGTATAATGGTCAGAGGGTTGGACGTGAACCAAGGAACTAATCTGTACtcagtcctgggctgatcctggGCTACTCTCTTACTTTCATCCTAATCTAActtgtgggttgttgtgaggataaattaaGTGGAGGTTGCGTAATTTATTCCCATGTAAGAGGAAGCAGGGGATGAACAGGTAATAAAGAATAAATCAATGAAATAAACAGCTCACTGTCATATTCAAAATACCATTGCATGTCAGCTATTTTTTGTATACGTGCCAAACATTTAACAGGTCTTCCTCCTGTACACTGGACAGCAGGCTCTCTTGTAAAAATTAAGAAAGTTGGGACTCAATGCtaggtatgtttagacagaaaaaaatggcccacaactcccagtatggctggctggggcatgctgggagttataggacatttttctgtctaaatatgcctagcattgtgccctaaagcATGCTTGTCATTTATCTCAATGCCAGGAAAGGCTTACCtgcccaaggccagatctaccccaagcaagatgacattttgaaaatggtttaaaaactatgtatggagtgtgtcctgggccccacagttgtcacactgttataaaccattttaaagcagcagcgtagatcctgcccaagactcAGGAGCAGGGACAGAAAACAAGGCTTGCAGCTAGTGGTTGGCACAAGAGCAGTGGTTGCCAACTGACCGGGGCAGGGAAACAGTGTGGTTtcgctcttgtgcctttaacaagaGCTTCGTTGGTCAAAATAAGTAGGTGATGTGCTCCATGGCATGGAAGAAAGTGTTTCTTGGCTTGTGCCTGGGCACATCGCGgctattaaaggcacagcaaGAGGGGCCAGTAAAAACGTTGGCAACTCTAAGAGGTTCACTGTTAGATGCTCTGTAAGGGGACGTTTGCTTCTCACCCATAAACGGCCTTTGTCTTTGCACAGACTGAAGCTGCTCGCCTGGGATTCTTTACTCTCTACTTCTGGAGACCCCAGGAAAACGAAGATGCAGTTCGCTGGCCAGTGGTGGATCTCAAGGAGGAATCAGCTTTCCACCAGCACTCCTCTtgccttcccctttaaaaaaaccaacccctcaATAAAATCCTCATTGCCAACTCAAAACGTCTAAATGggtactttccccccccccaaaaaaagatgatgttcagagaatctctAAACATTGCATATGCTAGATGCAAATTTTGGAATATTATAATTTAACTTGAAGTACAGTCCATCTCGCCATCGTGCAAGGGACCGTGGCCAGACCTGcctcttcagtctgctgttcagatgCTCACTGGGGATGAGTGACCGTTCTAGGGTTTGGTCTTTTTAATTTGGACCAGAGCCTCACCTTCATGAGCAAGGGAGGAGTACGTATTCTTGTTATTTTCTGCAGTATGATGAAATCAGCTCTGCTACATCATTGTTACATACAGAAGCCAACAGTCCCTAAAAACCAGCTTCCCCCAGTAATgccattctaaaaaaaaccaaaaaaaaaaacctggatatcccgattcttctgaaatattatgGGATTTTCTACTGTGTGCAGCCAaggttgtgctacaaagcacccattAGAGGGCGCTGTTCCATGTATGGTTATGAGGTGGGaaagttttcagttacagaccatgtggtcacccctctccacctgtgtaatgcaCCCCGTTACAATTGCGCAAGAGAAGTAGGAagaaaagccccagtaaggaaacacgatttccccttaatctaaagaagcccaatgTCTTTGTACTTACAGGCAGAGCACAATGGAAATAAAAGAATTTCTATTAAGCCCGCTGACTTCTGCAGCCATTGCTCAAATCAGCCACTAGTCACCATAACCATTTCCACTAGGTGTCACCATAACCACAGCTGCAGATAGGGTCACCACGTTTACGTCCTAGTCCTTGCTCCTctgcttttaacagcagcctggATCACAGAAATTTGGTAGTGAGGTATTGGATAAAAGTGTATGTGGAAGCTTTGTTTCTGCATGTCAGGCagtgctgttaaaggcacagaaaacaaaatcaaaaacTGGTGACGCTTCATGACTGCAAATGAAGCCTCTAACAGTCGCTTTGTTTTCAGACATAGCAAGAAATGATTATCTCCTTGCAATGAAAAAGCCCCACCTGATAATTTCTGATGTCAAGCTGGTGTTAACGGCACAGGAGCAGCCCAAGGCCCTTTTAGATGGTTAGTTGGCAACCCCGCCCTAGTATCTAGCCTGGAGTATATTGATTGCtaatccttttttcccctttgagcAAGAGTTGTGCAGGCTCTTCCCCCTCAGCCGCTTCCTGGCAGGGGCCGTGGAATCATGGAACGGGACTTTCCAAACAGCTGACGGCTGGGAAACCTGGTCTTTGGGTTTAGGGGGTGGAAACAATGGTAGGAATTGCTCCTATTCTCATTGTCCCTGTTCCTTGGAGATCGTGGCGGAGGGCTTGCCTGGCCAGTTTTTGTAAGTGCAAAGGAGAACATGCAAATGAGAGCAATCTAAGCCCCTCCCCTTGCCGTGTGACTTCCCAACCcattgcctccctccctctgctgcttttcttataatggaaaaagcaacaacagcatggCTACTTTAATAGCAGTATTGATTCAGATCCCATTAGCATGCAAATTCAGGAgtcctgtgcttttaaaaatcctGTCCAAGAGGGAATGTCAGTAGTTGGAGATGCAGCAAACCTGAGgtctatttagcccagtattgccaacactgactggcagcaccgtctgaccagggtttcaggctggattttccctcccctcccctgccgtCCCAGCCTTATCTGGACATGCCGGAGCTTGAACCtcggaccttctgcctgcaaagcacgcGCTCTACCACTCAACTATGGCTCTTCTCCATAGACGTGACGTTCCGCCCATCTTTAGCTCTTGCGTGGTTATGTTTTCTTTAATAAACAGCAGGTGTGgggtggcaggagagaggggtgattagatcaggattgctgggaatgataggagttgtagtccaacacatatgagggatgccaagttggggaaagctgggtcaGAGTTTCCAGTGATGGATCTGCACCCTGGCAAGGAAGtccatttcttcctttccctGTTTGCAAGAACCACAGTCTGTACAAATAGCAGAAGCAAGTGGTAAAGCTTTTCCTGGGACTGAACCACTTAAAACTTcaaaagcggggaggggggctgagtGGCAGGTTCCATGTCTGAATGATCCTTGACTGGAAGGATGGAAATACTCCCTGCatctttcccaccccccaaaaagggggggggggggcgctcagcCTTCTCTCTCCCAGTCTTCTATGAACATTGTTTGGGTGTTCTCTGAGAACATGTAAATCGGAATCGTAAGGTCTTGAAGCCTGAACTGGTACAGTCAAGGAAAAAGCTTTCCCACTTTGTTCCATCAATCTTACAAACCTGTCTTCCCCAaagcagcaccctccagatgtcttggactacaactcccatcatcctacaTCCAGGCTCCTGGTGGTTGGGGATTGTGGGGATTGTAGTCAGACATCCAGTAGTCACCAGCTTGGGAGAAGCTGCTATAAAATGTTCCAATAATGTGTTCTATAATTTCCTATGCATTTCTAACGGCACAGGGAAAactgaaaggaaagagaaaaactgACACAGAATCCAGATATGTTTAGCATTtagtgatttatttatatttatttattttatttatttatttattacatttttataccgcccaatagccgaagctctctgggcggttcacaaaaattaaaaccacaataaaacaaccaacaggttaaaagcacaattacaaaacacagtataaaaagcacaaccaggataaaaccatgcaatcAGGGACAGACAGGAAGGACTACtgatatatatgtgtatatatataattctTTCCATTCTGTTGTCTGCCTTGAATTAGGATAGATAGCATTAGttagaaatctttttaaaaatattaaaaattgatACCGGATCaccttgctttcttcttctttctaattccaagtttctagacctcatgacATGGAAGAAATTTAAACTGAAAATTCACAGATAATGTTTGCTCAAGGCTTGGAACAATAGTTCCCACTGCTCTTTTGGCTTTTATCTCTCTAAAATCTCGATTGCTGCAGGACAAAACACAGATATCAGCCTTTGAAGCTAACCACGTCTGGGCCAAGCTAGTACTTGAAAATCAGTTGGGAACCAAAGATCTTATAAGCTCTTTCGAGGAAGAACAGGTCACACCATAAGCTGCCACATCATTATCCAGAGATCTGACTAAGGTTGCCACCttttccccccccagccctgctcctgtgctcttAATGGCAGCCTGATACAAAGAAATTGGGCAGGCAACGCTTTCTTCGTCACTTTACCTCCATCCCTGAGCAATATTTTATCTGCTCAATTTCTTCGTGCAAAGCTgatgttaaagataaaggagcagaGCTGGTATATACAACTGGCAATCCTGAatctgcaaattatttatttatttattaaaaatcatGACGCAACATTCCGCCCTTGTTCCatctttcttcatcctctctctgcctgcctgtccgccTGCCTTCCTTCAGTGGGGTAAAACCAAGGGCCTGCTTGCCACCGCGGCTGGACAAAGTTGGCTTTTCCGCCCGCTGAATTTCTGCCTATCCGGCCGCTGCGAAAGGCCCAGCAGCAGGGCCAGCAAAGTAAGACAGTGGCGTCCCAAGTAAGAGTATTGGCTCAGGGAGGGATTTGTAGGTTCAGTTCTTGCTTCCCTACGTAAGCTGTTATGTGACTCATGCCATCCATTTCCCGCAGTTACGCTCGAGAAATCCTCCTCCCTGACTCACCCGCGGTTCTCCAGCTTGCAAGTTGCCGAAAACAATGAAGAATGTCTCAATAGGAATGATGTGGGTGAAACCCCAACAGGCCAGGAGTTCAAGCGTGAACCcgcttggttaaaaa contains the following coding sequences:
- the LOC134408255 gene encoding carcinoembryonic antigen-related cell adhesion molecule 16-like; its protein translation is MPQTGLAVLAVLSLASCLHPAEAVHIVPVPPNPPVGQTVTLSVRDIEHPTICFWFRGNKFNKSQMIIQVEYGRVVQRGGGATGRESLGNDCALVIQRLQPSDNGEYYLVTLQGNRSGQRWTDALARLQVSN